A region from the Nostoc sp. HK-01 genome encodes:
- a CDS encoding UvrB/UvrC protein gives MFEHFTSEAIKVIMLAQEEARRLGHNFVGTEQILLGLIGEGTGVAAKVLSELGVTLKEARREVEKIIGRGSGFVPPEIPFTPKVKNLFEQSFKEAHGLGHNYINTEHLLLGLTEAGEGVAAKVLQNLGVDLRLVRTAVLRRLGEDGNVTAGGNSPRRNQQALTLEEFGRNLSKLAQEGKLDPVVGREKEIERAIQILGRRTKNNPVLIGEPGVGKTAIAEGLAQRIVNQDVPELLLNKQVISLDMGLVVAGTRFRGDFEERLKKIMDEIRSVGNIVLVIDEIHTLVGAGGTEGGLDAANILKPALARGELQCLGATTLDEYRKHIERDAALERRFQPILVGEPSVEETIQILYGLRGAYEQHHKVEITDAAVLAAAQLSDRYISDRFLPDKAIDLIDEAGSRVRLRNSQISANKELKRQLVSVTKAKHEAVRLQDFDKAGELRDQELEIEAQLHTEQTISIPTVGEEDIAQIVASWTGVPVNKLTESESELLLHLEDTLHQRLIGQEQAVTSVSRAIRRARVGLKNPNRPIASFIFSGPTGVGKTELAKALASYFFGAEEAMIRLDMSEFMESHTVSKLIGSPPGYVGYDEGGQLTEAVRRKPYTVLLFDEIEKAHPDVFNMLLQILDDGQLTDAKGRRVDFKNTLIILTSNIGSKVIEKGGGGLGFEFDNQAEASYHRIRNLVNEELKTYFRPEFLNRLDEIIVFTQLSKDEVKEIAEIMLRDVANRLTEKGIALEVTEAFKELVVNEGYNPSYGARPLRRAIMRLLEDSLAEALLSGEISNGDAAIADVDDDGQVKIRKSDTRELLLANAR, from the coding sequence ATGTTTGAACACTTCACTTCCGAAGCCATTAAGGTCATTATGTTAGCTCAGGAGGAAGCACGTCGCCTGGGACACAACTTCGTAGGAACGGAACAAATTCTCCTGGGTTTAATTGGAGAAGGAACGGGAGTTGCTGCCAAAGTGCTGAGTGAGTTGGGCGTTACCCTCAAAGAAGCACGACGCGAAGTAGAAAAAATTATTGGTAGAGGTTCTGGGTTTGTACCGCCAGAAATTCCTTTTACTCCTAAAGTAAAAAACCTCTTTGAGCAATCGTTTAAAGAAGCTCATGGTCTAGGACATAACTACATCAACACTGAACACTTGCTTTTAGGTCTAACCGAAGCTGGGGAAGGTGTTGCGGCTAAAGTATTGCAAAATCTGGGGGTTGACCTCAGACTAGTTCGGACTGCTGTCCTGCGTCGTTTAGGTGAAGATGGCAATGTGACTGCGGGTGGTAATAGTCCACGGCGTAACCAACAAGCACTAACCCTAGAAGAGTTTGGCAGAAATCTCAGCAAACTAGCACAAGAAGGCAAGCTAGACCCTGTAGTTGGTCGAGAAAAAGAAATTGAGCGTGCTATTCAAATTCTCGGTCGCCGCACGAAAAATAATCCTGTGTTGATTGGTGAACCAGGAGTTGGTAAAACTGCGATCGCCGAAGGTTTAGCACAACGGATTGTTAACCAAGATGTTCCTGAACTCTTGTTGAACAAACAAGTTATCAGCCTAGATATGGGCTTAGTAGTAGCAGGAACCCGCTTCCGTGGAGACTTTGAAGAACGCCTGAAAAAAATCATGGACGAAATCCGTTCTGTCGGTAACATCGTCCTGGTAATTGATGAAATTCATACCCTTGTAGGTGCTGGTGGTACAGAAGGCGGTTTAGATGCAGCCAACATCCTCAAACCAGCTTTAGCACGGGGTGAACTTCAATGTCTAGGAGCCACAACCCTAGATGAATACCGCAAGCATATCGAACGTGATGCGGCTTTAGAACGGCGTTTCCAACCCATATTGGTAGGTGAACCTTCCGTTGAAGAAACCATCCAAATTCTTTACGGCTTGCGTGGCGCTTACGAACAACATCACAAAGTAGAAATTACTGATGCGGCTGTTTTAGCAGCAGCCCAGTTGTCAGATCGTTATATTAGCGATCGCTTCTTGCCAGATAAAGCCATAGACTTAATTGACGAAGCTGGTTCTCGTGTCCGGTTGCGAAACTCGCAAATCTCCGCTAACAAGGAACTCAAGCGTCAACTGGTAAGTGTAACTAAAGCTAAACATGAAGCTGTTAGACTCCAAGACTTTGACAAAGCAGGTGAACTCCGCGATCAAGAATTAGAAATTGAAGCTCAGTTACATACAGAGCAGACTATTTCTATTCCCACTGTTGGCGAAGAAGACATTGCTCAAATTGTCGCCTCTTGGACTGGTGTCCCAGTCAACAAACTTACAGAATCTGAGTCTGAGTTGTTGTTACACCTGGAAGACACCCTGCATCAACGGCTAATTGGGCAAGAACAAGCCGTTACCTCTGTCTCTCGCGCTATCCGCCGTGCCAGAGTTGGCTTAAAGAATCCCAACCGTCCTATTGCCAGCTTTATCTTCTCCGGCCCCACAGGAGTTGGTAAAACAGAATTGGCTAAAGCCTTAGCATCCTACTTCTTCGGCGCAGAAGAAGCAATGATTCGCTTGGATATGTCGGAATTTATGGAAAGCCATACCGTATCTAAGCTGATTGGTTCTCCTCCTGGTTACGTCGGCTACGATGAAGGCGGACAACTGACTGAGGCTGTGCGACGCAAACCCTACACAGTGTTGCTGTTCGACGAAATCGAAAAAGCACACCCTGATGTTTTCAACATGTTGTTGCAAATCTTGGATGACGGTCAACTTACCGATGCGAAAGGTCGGCGGGTAGACTTCAAAAATACTTTGATCATCCTCACTTCTAATATCGGTTCTAAAGTGATTGAAAAAGGTGGCGGTGGTTTAGGTTTTGAATTTGATAATCAAGCCGAGGCTAGTTATCATCGCATTCGCAACTTAGTGAATGAGGAACTGAAAACTTACTTCCGTCCAGAATTCCTCAACCGATTGGATGAGATTATTGTCTTCACTCAATTGTCTAAGGATGAAGTCAAGGAAATTGCTGAGATTATGCTCCGCGATGTTGCTAACCGCTTGACCGAAAAAGGTATCGCCTTGGAAGTTACGGAAGCGTTTAAAGAACTTGTCGTCAACGAAGGTTATAACCCTAGCTATGGTGCTAGACCTTTACGCAGGGCAATTATGCGCCTGTTAGAAGATTCTTTAGCGGAAGCACTACTATCTGGCGAAATCAGCAATGGTGACGCAGCTATTGCCGATGTAGATGATGATGGCCAAGTTAAAATCCGCAAATCCGATACGCGTGAATTACTCTTGGCAAATGCTCGCTAA
- a CDS encoding multi-sensor signal transduction histidine kinase — MNIIANAIDALEENNIGKSFAEIPANSNRIIITTSIVDKYVKISIADNGQGMTEKVKQKIFDHLFTTKGVVRKQV; from the coding sequence ATGAATATTATTGCCAATGCTATAGATGCTTTAGAAGAAAATAATATTGGCAAGAGCTTCGCAGAAATTCCAGCTAATTCTAACCGCATTATCATTACAACATCAATCGTAGATAAATACGTAAAAATCTCAATTGCTGATAATGGTCAAGGAATGACTGAAAAAGTCAAACAAAAGATTTTTGACCATTTGTTTACTACTAAAGGGGTGGTAAGGAAACAGGTTTAG
- a CDS encoding sodium/hydrogen exchanger produces the protein MHTVILVLIEVLIVIGLSRLIGLAFKTIKQPLVIGEIVAGIMLGPSLFGLLAPHVAASLFPPETIPFLNVLSQVGLIFFMFLIGLELNPKYLSGQLEVAVLTSHVSILVPFSLGTLLAVLLYPLVSNASVSFTAFALFLGAAMSITAFPVLARIITENNLQGTRLGTLALTCAAVDDVTAWCVLAVAIAVARTGNFFGAIPTIIESIVYIGFMLTVGRWFLQRLATYYQRTGRLSQLLLAVIYMAVVGSALITELIGIHLIFGAFLLGAAMPKNADLVRELAVKTEDFVLIFLLPIFFAYSGLRTQIGLLNRPELWLLCGLVLLVAIAGKYIGTYIAARVSGINKREASALGWLMNTRGLTELIVLNIGLELGVISPLVFTMLVIMALVTTFMTSPLLEWTYPKRLIKLDVVEPDLEVETSAETATIVESAPSYRILVPVANPSTQKGLVQLAVALALNYKQPAVVNPLSLIELQEDYAFESTPVEAERLIIQRRQELEQLISTLEPPIARSHIHPIIRISSNVARETAQIAKIEQPDLILVGWHRPAFSNNRLGGRVGQILSTSPVDVAVFVDRGSERLENLLVPYSANIHDDLALILALRLLINRDTCMLQILQVLGENPHQDELSYELSKMMEQLPASVSDRIEIKTVASPEPIQAVVTASETVDLTIAGTSRVWGIERQTLGRYTDALAIQCRSSLLITRRYSQVTSHLASVLPEITNQESKVTKP, from the coding sequence ATGCACACAGTTATTCTCGTTCTGATCGAGGTGCTGATTGTTATTGGACTGTCCCGGCTCATAGGTCTGGCATTCAAAACAATTAAGCAACCTTTGGTAATTGGTGAGATTGTTGCCGGGATTATGCTTGGCCCATCTTTATTTGGATTGCTTGCTCCCCATGTAGCAGCTAGTTTATTCCCACCCGAAACGATCCCGTTTCTTAATGTGTTGTCTCAGGTGGGATTAATATTTTTCATGTTTTTAATTGGGTTAGAACTTAATCCCAAATACCTGAGTGGTCAGTTAGAAGTAGCAGTTCTAACTTCCCATGTCAGCATTTTAGTACCTTTTTCTTTGGGAACTTTGCTGGCAGTGCTGCTATATCCTTTAGTTTCTAATGCAAGCGTTTCATTTACTGCCTTTGCCTTATTTTTAGGTGCAGCAATGTCAATTACGGCGTTTCCCGTATTGGCGCGAATTATTACAGAGAATAATTTGCAAGGGACACGTTTAGGAACTCTAGCATTAACTTGTGCAGCAGTAGATGATGTAACAGCATGGTGTGTTTTAGCAGTAGCGATCGCAGTAGCACGTACTGGTAACTTTTTTGGTGCTATACCCACAATTATTGAAAGCATAGTCTATATTGGCTTTATGCTAACGGTAGGGCGCTGGTTTCTTCAACGGTTAGCAACTTACTACCAGCGTACTGGACGCTTAAGCCAATTACTGTTAGCTGTAATTTATATGGCGGTAGTTGGTTCCGCACTCATCACCGAACTAATTGGGATTCATTTGATTTTTGGTGCATTTTTATTGGGAGCCGCAATGCCCAAGAATGCAGATTTAGTTCGGGAATTAGCAGTTAAAACCGAAGATTTTGTCTTAATATTCCTGCTACCAATATTTTTTGCCTATAGTGGCTTGCGAACGCAGATTGGCTTACTTAATCGTCCTGAGTTGTGGTTATTATGTGGGCTGGTATTGCTAGTGGCGATCGCAGGCAAGTATATTGGCACATATATTGCGGCTCGTGTCAGTGGCATTAATAAGCGAGAAGCCTCAGCCCTTGGTTGGTTAATGAATACACGCGGCTTAACCGAGCTAATTGTTCTCAACATTGGTCTAGAGTTGGGAGTAATTTCGCCGCTAGTCTTTACCATGCTGGTAATTATGGCATTGGTCACAACATTTATGACTTCGCCGCTGCTGGAGTGGACATATCCAAAACGCCTGATTAAGTTAGATGTCGTTGAACCAGACTTAGAAGTAGAAACATCTGCTGAAACCGCTACCATTGTTGAATCTGCTCCTAGTTACCGAATTTTAGTCCCGGTGGCAAATCCCAGCACCCAAAAAGGTTTGGTACAGTTGGCAGTGGCATTAGCGCTGAATTACAAACAACCTGCTGTTGTCAATCCTCTCAGCTTAATTGAATTACAAGAAGATTATGCTTTTGAGAGTACCCCAGTGGAAGCAGAACGATTAATTATTCAGCGTCGCCAGGAACTAGAACAATTAATTAGCACCTTAGAACCGCCCATAGCTCGTTCTCACATACATCCCATCATTCGCATATCAAGCAATGTAGCACGGGAAACTGCCCAAATAGCCAAAATTGAGCAACCTGATTTAATTCTGGTCGGATGGCACCGTCCAGCTTTTAGTAACAATCGTTTAGGTGGTAGAGTCGGGCAAATTCTGAGTACCTCACCAGTGGATGTTGCCGTATTTGTAGACAGGGGGTCAGAGCGCTTAGAAAACTTATTGGTTCCTTACTCGGCAAATATCCATGATGATTTAGCCTTGATTTTAGCTTTGAGACTATTGATTAACCGCGATACCTGTATGTTGCAGATTTTACAGGTACTTGGGGAAAATCCCCACCAAGATGAGTTGAGTTATGAATTGTCCAAAATGATGGAGCAACTACCAGCTAGTGTAAGCGATCGCATTGAAATTAAAACAGTCGCATCCCCAGAGCCAATTCAAGCTGTTGTTACCGCTTCCGAAACAGTTGACCTCACCATTGCAGGCACCAGCCGTGTTTGGGGAATTGAGCGTCAAACCCTCGGCAGATATACAGATGCACTAGCAATTCAATGCCGTTCCTCTCTGCTGATTACCCGTCGTTACAGTCAAGTTACCTCTCATCTGGCTTCTGTACTGCCTGAAATCACCAACCAAGAATCAAAAGTGACAAAGCCATGA